One stretch of Prunus persica cultivar Lovell chromosome G1, Prunus_persica_NCBIv2, whole genome shotgun sequence DNA includes these proteins:
- the LOC18791777 gene encoding (S)-coclaurine N-methyltransferase — translation MNRIMQPTYDATVRFALSSLERNLLPDAVVRRLTRLLLASRLRSGYKPTSELQLSDLLQFVQSLKEMPIAIKTDDPKAQHYEVPTSFFKIVLGKNLKYSCYYFTDGSSTLEEAEKAMLELYCERSQIKNGHTVLDVGCGWGSLSLYIAQKYSNCKVTGICNSTTQKAFIEEQCRNLQLRNVEIIVADISTFEMEASYDRIFSIEMFEHMKNYKDLLKKISRWMKQDGLLFVHHFCHKAFAYHFEDKNEDDWITRYFFSGGTMPSANLLLYFQDDVSIVNHWLVNGKHYAQTSEEWLKRMDQNVASIKPIMESTYGKDSAVKWTVYWRTFFISVAELFGYNNGEEWMVAHFLFKKK, via the exons ATGAACCGGATAATGCAACCAACGTACGATGCTACGGTCCGGTTCGCGCTATCTTCGCTGGAGCGAAATTTGCTACCGGATGCGGTTGTACGGAGGCTGACCCGCCTGCTCCTAGCAAGTCGTCTTCGATCCGGTTACAAGCCTACCTCTGAGCTCCAACTCTCTGACCTCCTCCAGTTCGTACAGT CTCTGAAGGAGATGCCCATAGCCATAAAGACTGATGACCCGAAAGCTCAACATTATGAAGTGCCCAcatcttttttcaaaatagtGCTTGGAAAAAATCTCAAATACAG TTGTTATTACTTCACTGATGGGTCAAGCACCCTGGAGGAAGCTGAGAAGGCAATGCTGGAGCTTTACTGTGAAAGGTCACAGATCAAAAATGGTCACACTGTTCTTGATGTTGGGTGTGGCTGGGGATCTTTGTCTTTATACATTGCTCAGAAATATAGCAACTGTAAGGTTACAGGGATTTGCAATTCAACAACACAAAAGGCTTTCATAGAAGAGCAATGCCG GAATCTTCAGCTGCGGAATGTAGAGATCATAGTCGCAGATATCAGCACATTTGAGATGGAAGCATCCTATGACCGAATATTTTCTATCGAAATGTTCGAG CATATGAAGAACTACAAGGATCTTCTGAAGAAGATTTCCAGGTGGATGAAACAGGATGGCCTTCTGTTTGTTCATCATTTCTGCCACAAAGCATTTGCTTACCATTTTGAG GACAAAAATGAAGATGACTGGATTACTAGGTATTTCTTCAGTGGGGGCACAATGCCTTCAGCAAATCTACTGCTTTATTTCCAG gaTGATGTTTCCATTGTCAATCATTGGCTTGTTAATGGGAAACACTATGCACAGACAAG TGAAGAGTGGCTTAAGAGAATGGACCAGAATGTGGCTTCCATAAAACCAATTATGGAGTCAACTTATGGAAAGGATTCGGCTGTGAAGTGGACCGTATATTGGAGAACATTCTTCATTTCCGTTGCAGAACTCTTTGGGTATAACAATGGAGAAGAGTGGATGGTTGCTCATTTCCTATTCAAGAAGAAATGA
- the LOC18788717 gene encoding uncharacterized protein At4g33100: MEAQLSDQNTQKAREYEPQSSAFETAQSRQDYIYRPITFSSKSEIGPATCDGMGILTDSQNKRSPSSSSTSPCANLRAAYHNCFSRWYSEKFVKGQWDKEECVSEWQKYKACLSQHLEDKQLSRFLEAEGPVSSTIEVASSRTTKTDDAPTGSSQ; this comes from the exons atggaagCCCAGTTGTCTGATCAAAATACTCAAAAGGCCCGAGAATATGAGCCCCAGTCCAGTGCTTTTGAAACAGCCCAATCTAGACAAGACTATATATACCGGCCCATAACGTTTTCATCTAAGAGTGAAATCGGACCTGCCACCTGTGACGGGATGGGGATCCTCACAGACTCACAGAACAAGAGAAgcccctcttcttcttcaacatcaCCCTGTGCTAATCTCAGAGCTGCTTACCACAATTGTTTCAGCAG GTGGTATTCAGAGAAGTTTGTAAAGGGTCAATGGGACAAAGAAGAATGCGTTTCAGAATGGCAGAAATACAAAGCTTGCCTCTCT CAACATTTGGAAGATAAACAGTTGAGTCGCTTCTTGGAGGCTGAAGGGCCTGTGAGCTCCACCATTGAAGTTGCTTCCTCCAGAACAACCAAAACCGATGACGCTCCGACTGGTTCTTCTCAGTAG
- the LOC18792614 gene encoding aminopeptidase M1, whose amino-acid sequence MEQFKGQPRLPKFAVPKRYELRLKPDLTTCKFSGSVSVELDIVADTQFIVLNAAELSVDAGSVSFTHGDSSKVFKPSKVEVFQEDGILVLEFGKTLPIGPGVLAIGFEGILNDNMKGFYRSTYEHNGEKKNMAVTQFEPVDARRCFPCWDEPAWKATFKITLDDVPSELVALSNMSILEEKVDGHLKTVSYLESPIMSTYLVAVVIGLFDYVEDHTSDGVKVRVYCQVGKANQGKFALYVAVKTLELYKEYFAMPYSLPKLDMVAIPDFSAGAMENYGLVTYRETALLFDEQNSAAANKQRVATVVAHELAHQWFGNLVTMEWWTHLWLNEGFATWVSYLATDSLFPEWKIWTQFLAELTEGLKLDGLEESHPIEVEINHAAEVDEIFDAISYRKGASVIRMLQSYLGAEVFQRSLASYIKKHASSNAKTEDLWAALEEGSGEPVNKLMNSWTKQKGYPVISVKVKDKKLEFDQTQFYSSGSQGDGQWIVPITLCCGSYDVRKSFLLQSKSETRDIKEFLGCSVATGCGSASNKNNAVCSWIKVNVDQTGFYRVKYEEELAAALRNAIEKKHLSSTDRFGILDDSFALSMARQQSFASLLTLLSAYREELDYTVLSNLITISYKLARIATDAVPELLDLINQFFIGLLQYSAEKLGWQPKPGENHLDAMLRGDILTALAVFGHDQTIDEASRRFHAFLDDRNTPLLPPDIRRAAYVAVMQRASASNRSGYESLLRVYRETDLSQEKTRILGSLASCPDPNITLEVLNFLLTPEVRSQDAVYGLAVSSEGRETAWTWLKANWEYISKTWGSGFLITRFVSAIVSSFASFEKVKEIDEFFKAYPNPSTTRTLKQSIERVQINAKWVESVKSEKNLADAVKELAYRKY is encoded by the exons atggAGCAGTTCAAGGGTCAGCCTCGCCTTCCGAAATTCGCCGTCCCGAAACGATACGAATTACGGCTCAAACCGGACCTCACGACTTGCAAATTCAGCGGCTCCGTCTCCGTCGAGCTCGATATCGTTGCCGATACCCAATTTATCGTCCTCAACGCCGCCGAGCTCTCCGTCGATGCCGGTTCCGTGTCCTTCACTCACGGAGACTCTTCCAAG GTTTTCAAGCCTTCGAAAGTTGAGGTATTCCAAGAAGACgggattttggttttggagtttgGGAAGACTCTTCCGATTGGGCCAGGAGTTTTGGCTATTGGGTTTGAAGGAATTTTGAATGACAATATGAAAGGCTTCTATAGGAG TACATATGAGCATAATGgcgagaagaaaaatatggcAGTTACACAGTTTGAACCTGTTGATGCCAGGCGGTGCTTTCCATGTTGGGATGAACCTGCTTGGAAG GCTACATTCAAGATTACATTGGATGATGTTCCGTCTGAATTAGTAGCTCTTTCCAACATGTCGATTCTAGAAGAAAAAGTGGATGGACATCTGAAGACAGTTTCATATCTTGAATCACCAATTATGTCTACATATTTGGTGGCTGTTGTTATTGGATTGTTTGATTATGTAGAAGATCATACATCTGATG GGGTCAAAGTGCGGGTATATTGTCAAGTTGGCAAGGCAAACCAAGGGAAGTTTGCTTTGTATGTTGCTGTCAAGACACTTGAGTTGTACAAAGA ATACTTTGCTATGCCATACTCTTTGCCCAAATTGGATATGGTTGCAATCCCTGATTTTTCTGCTGGTGCCATGGAGAATTATGGTTTAGTTACATACCGAGAAACAGCTTTGCTCTTTGATGAACAGAATTCTGCAGCTGCTAACAAGCAAAGG GTTGCAACTGTCGTGGCACATGAACTGGCACACCAGTGGTTTGGAAATCTCGTCACGATGGAATGGTGGACACATTTATGGCTCAACGAGGGATTTGCAACATGG GTGAGCTATTTAGCTACTGATAGCTTGTTTCCAGAATGGAAAATATGGACTCAGTTTCTTGCTGAACTCACTGAGGGTCTTAAGCTGGATGGGCTTGAAGAATCTCACCCCATTGAG GTGGAGATTAATCATGCTGCCGAGGTTGATGAAATATTTGATGCCATAAGTTACAGAAAAGGTGCTTCTGTTATTCGGATGCTACAAAGCTATCTTGGCGCTGAAGTCTTCCAG AGGTCACTTgcttcatatataaaaaagcatGCTTCCTCAAATGCAAAGACAGAAGATTTATGGGCTGCTCTTGAGGAGGGATCTGGTGAACCTGTAAACAAGCTAATGAATTCATGGACCAAGCAAAAGGGTTACCCGGTTATTTCTGTCAAAGTCAAAGATAAAAAATTGGAGTTTGATCAG ACACAATTCTACTCAAGCGGTTCCCAAGGTGATGGGCAATGGATTGTGCCAATAACATTATGCTGTGGCTCATATGATGTACGCAAGAGTTTCCTACTACAATCGAAGTCTGAAACTCGTGACATAAAGGAATTTCTGGGTTGCTCGGTAGCAACTGGATGTGGAAGCGCAAGCAATAAAAACAATGCAGTATGCAGTTGGATAAAAGTCAATGTGGATCAGACTGGTTTTTACCGGGTGAAATATGAGGAGGAACTTGCAGCTGCACTTAGAAATGCTATAGAAAAGAAACACTTGTCTTCAACTGACAGATTTG GAATTTTGGATGATTCGTTTGCCCTCTCTATGGCTCGCCAGCAGTCCTTTGCTTCATTGCTTACCTTGTTGAGTGCTTACAGAGAGGAACTTGACTATACAGTGCTGTCAAATTTGATAACT ATAAGTTATAAGTTGGCAAGAATTGCAACTGATGCTGTACCCGAGCTACTGGATCTCATCAATCAATTCTTTATTGGCCTTCTCCAGTATTCTGCAGA gAAGCTCGGTTGGCAGCCTAAACCCGGTGAGAACCATTTAGATGCAATGTTGAGAGGAGACATTTTGACTGCCCTTGCTGTGTTTGGACATGACCAGACGATAGATGAAGCAAGTAGGCGTTTTCATGcctttttggatgacagaaaCACACCCCTCCTTCCTCCTGACATAAGAAGG GCAGCATATGTGGCTGTAATGCAAAGAGCAAGCGCATCTAACCGATCAGGTTATGAATCTCTTCTTAGAGTTTACAGAGAGACTGATCTAAGCCAGGAGAAAACTCGCATTCTAG GTTCATTAGCATCTTGTCCTGATCCCAACATAACGCTGGAAGTTCTCAACTTTTTGTTGACTCCTGAG GTTCGCAGTCAGGATGCTGTCTATGGACTTGCTGTTAGTAGTGAAGGGCGGGAAACCGCTTGGACGTGGCTGAAG GCTAATTGGGAATACATCTCAAAGACCTGGGGTTCTGGATTTCTAATTACTCGCTTTGTCAGTGCTATTGTATCATCG TTTGCTTCATTTGAGAAGGTTAAGGAAATAGACGAGTTCTTCAAAGCATACCCTAACCCATCCACAACTAGAACCTTGAAGCAGAGCATTGAGCGGGTGCAGATTAACGCCAAGTGGGTGGAGAGTGTTAAGAGTGAGAAAAATCTTGCCGATGCCGTGAAGGAGTTGGCATACAGGAAATACTAG
- the LOC18791712 gene encoding aminopeptidase M1, producing the protein MEQFKGQPRLPIFAVPKQYDIRLKPDLTACKFGGSVAVDLDIVADTRFIVLNAAKLSVNAGSVSFTHQDSSKVFNPSKLEIFEEDGILVLEFGEKLPFGLGVLAISFEGILNDNMKGFYRSTYEHNAEKKNMAVTQFEPVDARRCFPCWDEPAWKATFKITLADVPSELVTLSNMPVVEEKVDGHLKTVSYLESPIMSTYLVAIVVGLFDYVEDHTSDGVKVRVYCQVGKANQGKFALSVAVRTLELYKEYFAVPYSLPKLDMVAIPDFSAEAMENYGLVTYRDAALLFDEQHSAASNKQNVAVAVAHELAHQWFGNLVTMEWWTHLWLNEGFATWVSYLATDNLFPEWQIWTQFLDECTGGLRLDALEESHPIEVEINHADEVDEIFDDISYTKGAFLILMLQSYLGAECFQRSLASYIRKHASSNAKTEDLWAALEEGSGEPVNKLMNSWTQQKGYPVVSIKIKDQKLEFDQTHFLSSGSQGDGQWIVPITLCCGSYNVRKSFLLQTKSRTLDIKEFLGCSISETGSRGSNENNALCSWIKVNVDQTGFYRVKYDEELADKLRNAIENKYLSATDRFGVLDDSFALSMACQQSFASLLTLLDAYREELDFTVLSNLITISYKLARIAADAVPELLDLINQFLIGLLQYSAQKLGWDPKPGESHLDAMLRGEILAALAVFGHDLTINEASRRFHAFLDDRNTALLPADIRKAVYVAVMRRVSTSNRSGYESLLRVYRETDLSQEKNRILSSLASCPDPIITLEVLNFLLTSEVRSQDAIMGLYVSSKGRETAWTWLKDNWEHISNTWSSGFLMTCFVTAIVSPFASIEKVKEIDEFFKARPNPSITRTLKQSIERVRINAKWVQSVDSEKNLADVVKELVHRKY; encoded by the exons atggaGCAGTTCAAGGGCCAACCTCGCCTTCCGATATTCGCCGTCCCTAAACAATACGACATACGCCTCAAACCGGACCTCACTGCTTGCAAATTCGGCGGCTCCGTCGCCGTCGATCTCGATATCGTCGCCGATACCCGATTCATCGTCCTCAACGCCGCCAAGCTCTCTGTTAACGCCGGTTCTGTGTCTTTCACTCACCAGGACTCTTCCAAG GTTTTCAACCCTTCAAAACTTGAGATATTCGAAGAAGATgggattttggttttggagtttgGGGAGAAACTTCCATTTGGGCTGGGAGTTTTGGCTATTTCTTTTGAAGGAATCTTGAATGACAACATGAAGGGGTTTTATAGAAG TACATATGAGCATAATgctgagaagaaaaatatggcAGTTACACAGTTTGAACCGGTTGACGCCAGGCGGTGCTTTCCATGTTGGGATGAACCTGCTTGGAAG GCTACATTCAAGATTACATTGGCTGATGTTCCGTCTGAATTAGTAACTCTTTCCAACATGCCGGTTGTAGAAGAAAAAGTGGATGGACATCTGAAGACAGTTTCATATCTGGAGTCACCAATTATGTCTACATATTTGGTGGCCATTGTTGTTGGATTGTTTGATTATGTTGAAGATCATACATCTGATG GGGTCAAAGTGCGGGTATATTGCCAAGTTGGTAAGGCAAACCAAGGGAAATTTGCATTGAGCGTTGCTGTCAGGACACTTGAATTGTACAAAGA ATACTTTGCTGTGCCCTACTCTTTGCCCAAATTGGATATGGTTGCAATCCCTGATTTTTCTGCCGAGGCCATGGAGAATTATGGTTTAGTTACGTACCGTGATGCAGCTTTGCTCTTTGATGAGCAGCATTCTGCAGCTTCCAACAAGCAAAAT GTTGCAGTTGCCGTGGCACATGAACTGGCTCACCAGTGGTTTGGCAATCTTGTAACGATGGAATGGTGGACACATTTGTGGCTGAACGAGGGATTTGCAACATGG GTGAGCTATTTAGCTACTGATAACTTGTTCCCAGAGTGGCAAATATGGACTCAGTTTCTTGATGAATGTACTGGGGGTCTTAGGCTGGATGCTCTTGAAGAATCTCACCCCATCGAG GTGGAGATAAATCATGCTGATGAGGTTGATGAAATATTTGATGACATAAGTTATACAAAAGGTGCTTTTCTTATCCTGATGCTACAAAGCTATCTCGGCGCTGAATGCTTTCAG AGGTCACTTGCTTCATATATAAGAAAGCACGCATCCTCAAATGCAAAGACAGAAGATTTATGGGCTGCCCTTGAGGAGGGATCTGGTGAACCTGTGAACAAGCTAATGAATTCATGGACTCAGCAAAAAGGTTACCCAGTTGTTtccatcaaaatcaaagatcAGAAATTGGAGTTTGATCAG ACGCACTTCTTGTCAAGTGGTTCTCAAGGTGATGGACAATGGATTGTGCCGATAACATTATGTTGTGGCTCATATAATGTACGCAAGAGTTTCCTACTGCAAACGAAGTCTAGAACTCTTGACATAAAGGAATTTCTGGGTTGCTCAATATCAGAGACTGGAAGTAGAGGAAGCAACGAAAACAATGCATTATGCAGCTGGATAAAAGTCAATGTGGATCAGACTGGTTTTTACAGGGTGAAATATGATGAGGAACTTGCTGATAAACTTAGAAATGCTATAGAGAACAAATACTTGTCTGCAACTGACAGATTTG GAGTTTTAGATGATTCATTTGCCCTTTCTATGGCTTGCCAGCAGTCTTTTGCATCATTGCTTACCTTGTTGGATGCTTACAGAGAGGAACTGGACTTTACAGTGCTGTCAAATTTGATTACC ATAAGCTATAAGCTGGCAAGAATTGCAGCTGATGCTGTACCCGAGCTACTGGATCTCATTAATCAATTCCTTATTGGCCTTCTCCAGTACTCTGCACA GAAGCTTGGTTGGGACCCTAAACCCGGCGAGAGTCATTTAGATGCAATGTTGAGAGGAGAAATTTTAGCTGCCCTTGCTGTGTTTGGACATGACCTGACGATAAATGAAGCAAGTAGGCGCTTTCATGCCTTCTTAGATGACAGAAATACGGCACTCCTTCCTGCTGACATAAGAAAG GCAGTGTATGTGGCTGTAATGCGAAGAGTAAGCACGTCTAACAGATCAGGCTATGAATCTCTTCTTAGAGTTTACAGAGAGACTGATCTAAGCCAGGAGAAAAACCGCATTTTAA GTTCATTAGCATCGTGTCCTGATCCAATCATAACACTGGAAGTTCTCAACTTTTTATTGACTTCTGAG GTCCGCAGTCAGGACGCTATCATGGGACTTTATGTTAGTAGTAAAGGACGGGAAACAGCTTGGACGTGGCTGAAG GATAACTGGGAGCACATCTCGAACACCTGGAGTTCCGGATTTCTAATGACCTGCTTTGTCACAGCAATTGTTTCTCCG TTTGCTTCAATTGAGAAGGTGAAGGAAATAGATGAGTTCTTCAAAGCACGTCCTAACCCTTCAATAACTAGAACCTTGAAGCAGAGCATCGAGAGGGTACGCATCAACGCCAAGTGGGTTCAGAGTGTTGATAGTGAGAAAAATCTTGCTGATGTTGTGAAGGAGTTGGTGCACAGGAAATACTGA